A section of the Pseudomonas sp. Q1-7 genome encodes:
- a CDS encoding helix-turn-helix transcriptional regulator, whose product MRIIRLKEVIDSTGLARSTIYKYIKEGTFPKPVSLGDRCVGWVDSEVHDWILARIEERDLAEEGAAVRSTGHLSVAS is encoded by the coding sequence ATGAGGATCATTCGATTGAAAGAAGTTATCGACTCGACCGGCCTGGCCCGGTCGACCATCTACAAATACATCAAGGAAGGCACCTTCCCGAAGCCGGTATCACTGGGCGACCGCTGCGTCGGCTGGGTAGATAGCGAGGTGCATGACTGGATCCTGGCAAGGATCGAGGAGCGTGACCTTGCGGAGGAGGGGGCTGCGGTGCGCTCAACCGGCCACCTAAGTGTCGCCAGCTAG
- a CDS encoding DNA-binding protein, with product MELEELDPRALIGPQQDVETIESWAERNGVAYGVVRAWAMKGVLPTVKLGKRRMVNSAMLRTWLLEQEWTA from the coding sequence ATGGAACTGGAAGAGCTAGACCCTCGCGCGCTGATCGGCCCGCAACAGGACGTTGAAACCATCGAGAGCTGGGCCGAACGCAATGGCGTCGCTTACGGCGTTGTCCGGGCCTGGGCCATGAAGGGCGTGCTGCCCACGGTGAAGCTTGGTAAGCGCCGCATGGTCAACAGCGCCATGCTCCGCACTTGGCTCCTGGAGCAGGAGTGGACGGCATGA
- a CDS encoding SIR2 family protein — protein sequence MEKLKQILSQEETVIFVGSGVSMWSGLPSWTRLVEELALELDASGMNAQLVREEAKRGDLLQAASYGFFNLTKQQIGAFIRKACRTDNAEPHAIHRKLVSLGPRCFITTNYDNLIEKSLQKWKSDTPFRTVTNRQLTETAEIIHARALDFVFKPHGDAYDVESIILTREQYRQLLPNGERQAVLESVKMLLASRPILYIGFGLRDPDFLYVKDLLANTYKGGERDHFAIMPDVSEQEKDYWRRNYGVHLLEYATEITDDGTRSHKNLINILDELLERPIKQELSTNQEADDSAFILALTRYSSALSRHNKLEKEFQLRVSSESRKRRTPYYSSETPRYDNLAIEKFLEDGPERSIITGLPGAGKSYSLRRAASRLAEKLSDACIEDTIDFNQTAIPIFADLKLYKGNLRELIEQSLPKSLPLNKIIQNHNTKIFLDSFNEIPREFFESSIYESDFSNFLGSCNAKIIIGSRTSDGLEKLGLDVYRLDTIDQRDVESGLRDLGIEITGRFSSEVIHLLQRPFYFQCIANGTAKLQGEAHPRDFYKSIFDNLSEKFKDRFGSTLDLEESLSLAAYQSLNRGEEAFSLSVLLKTLGASLEAIEETSLKAIDVANWLVSHSILIPYSGGRAAFIHQSVTEYLAAKELARLYTLNRGILREKLALARWDQAIYLTLSLLTEEKSEQFFKDIISADLPLALGSAKYVEFNRDIVVEKLLDTIISLAGKAPGQNYLLDSSISDSLPISIYHEPQLKKIMSFGNVIGGAAAARLLEIKGQSLKQEMLELLFERRSDFNFCSYLSRAITNIAQEDDIKWALNKIDEINKNPTEVDDDEDSDHFNMVVSSILSSTNIESIRTVYNSYLKEKGTVPEHLVSAICGALEDANSNAALELSAELLLAGSQRAIITTYFITRWHDDDEKLSLEHITQKHIDKIIDSINESTSAWGYEWSISLLKTLCENCQRLADYTKTKANTNSTCLNSALLYCSTPEADSHIIDQLEKLLSSPEAFENDQYFYLLPKIDLNWSGRDKVFSDLLQTQSPDFLYEIMGSGVPVRINGLGTISIGSAVNWLEKLASIEESADSFLVDKFASLISRHLSSDDLHEYITEFNSKKSVHRPLLSRHILPYFQDISTDSFGEDSIRYLLESLEKSKLGLAYRDHLLGISATEQFVSERLLPLLTDAPEPLNNNIRTILVQAGKRHGKRYLIG from the coding sequence ATGGAAAAGCTTAAGCAGATTCTCTCCCAAGAGGAGACAGTTATATTTGTTGGCTCAGGAGTCTCGATGTGGTCTGGCCTACCTTCGTGGACCCGCCTAGTCGAAGAGCTAGCATTAGAGCTAGACGCATCCGGAATGAATGCACAACTGGTGAGAGAAGAAGCTAAGCGAGGGGACCTTCTTCAAGCCGCAAGTTACGGCTTTTTCAATTTAACAAAACAACAAATCGGCGCATTCATCAGAAAGGCGTGTCGTACTGATAACGCAGAGCCGCACGCGATCCATAGAAAGCTAGTATCTCTTGGCCCTAGGTGTTTTATAACAACAAACTATGACAACCTGATAGAAAAAAGCCTTCAGAAATGGAAAAGCGATACGCCTTTCCGAACGGTTACTAATCGACAGCTAACTGAAACGGCTGAAATCATTCACGCGCGAGCATTGGATTTCGTATTTAAACCACATGGCGACGCCTACGACGTAGAAAGCATAATTCTGACACGAGAGCAGTATCGCCAACTACTGCCGAACGGCGAAAGACAAGCCGTCTTAGAGTCTGTAAAGATGCTCTTGGCAAGCCGACCAATACTTTACATCGGCTTTGGCCTAAGAGACCCCGATTTCCTGTATGTCAAGGACCTTCTGGCCAACACATACAAAGGCGGCGAAAGAGATCATTTCGCAATAATGCCGGACGTCTCCGAACAAGAAAAAGACTATTGGAGAAGAAACTACGGGGTCCATCTCCTTGAGTACGCCACGGAGATCACTGACGACGGCACCAGGAGCCACAAAAATCTAATCAACATCCTAGATGAACTTCTCGAAAGACCAATAAAACAAGAACTTTCAACAAACCAAGAAGCTGACGACTCAGCTTTCATTCTAGCGCTTACAAGATACTCTTCAGCACTTTCAAGGCACAATAAACTAGAGAAAGAATTTCAACTTAGAGTTAGCAGCGAATCAAGGAAAAGACGAACCCCGTATTATTCTTCAGAAACTCCAAGATACGACAACCTCGCCATCGAAAAGTTTCTAGAAGACGGCCCTGAACGCTCTATCATCACTGGGCTTCCAGGGGCCGGTAAGTCATATTCTCTGCGCCGAGCGGCATCACGTCTTGCTGAAAAACTCAGCGACGCGTGTATTGAGGACACTATAGACTTCAACCAGACAGCCATACCAATCTTTGCAGACTTAAAACTCTACAAAGGAAACTTAAGAGAATTAATAGAGCAGTCTTTACCAAAATCTCTACCCCTAAACAAAATTATACAAAACCACAACACTAAAATCTTCCTAGACTCTTTCAACGAAATCCCTCGAGAGTTTTTTGAGAGCTCTATCTACGAATCAGATTTTTCAAATTTTCTTGGAAGCTGCAACGCAAAAATTATAATAGGATCGAGAACAAGCGATGGGCTAGAAAAGCTGGGACTAGACGTCTACAGGCTTGACACTATTGACCAGAGAGATGTTGAGTCTGGACTTAGAGACTTAGGAATAGAAATAACAGGTAGATTTAGTAGCGAAGTTATACACCTCCTTCAAAGACCCTTTTACTTCCAATGCATTGCTAATGGCACTGCGAAACTCCAGGGGGAAGCACACCCGAGAGATTTCTATAAGTCTATTTTTGACAATTTAAGTGAAAAATTTAAAGATCGATTTGGATCAACATTAGACTTAGAAGAATCACTTTCCCTTGCAGCGTATCAATCGTTAAACAGAGGGGAAGAAGCATTTTCACTTTCTGTATTGCTAAAAACATTAGGCGCTAGTCTTGAGGCAATCGAAGAAACCAGCCTTAAAGCCATTGACGTAGCTAACTGGCTTGTCTCTCACTCCATTCTAATACCCTACTCAGGTGGTCGCGCGGCCTTTATACACCAATCAGTAACTGAGTATCTTGCCGCCAAAGAACTGGCAAGGCTCTACACCTTAAATCGCGGCATTTTAAGAGAAAAATTAGCGCTAGCAAGATGGGACCAAGCAATATATCTAACTCTAAGCCTATTGACAGAAGAAAAATCAGAACAGTTCTTTAAAGATATCATTTCTGCAGATCTCCCTCTTGCTCTTGGCTCAGCAAAATATGTGGAATTCAACCGCGACATTGTAGTAGAAAAACTCCTCGACACAATCATATCTCTTGCAGGCAAAGCACCAGGCCAGAACTACCTTCTTGACTCTTCTATTTCCGACAGCCTTCCAATAAGCATCTACCACGAGCCGCAACTCAAGAAAATCATGAGCTTTGGTAATGTCATAGGCGGGGCGGCGGCAGCTCGTTTACTTGAAATTAAAGGGCAATCATTAAAACAAGAAATGCTAGAGCTTCTATTCGAAAGAAGAAGCGACTTCAACTTCTGCTCATATCTCTCAAGAGCGATTACCAACATCGCTCAAGAAGACGACATAAAGTGGGCTCTTAATAAGATTGATGAAATCAATAAGAACCCAACGGAAGTTGACGACGATGAAGACTCAGACCATTTCAACATGGTCGTTTCAAGCATTCTCTCCAGCACAAACATAGAATCCATTAGGACCGTATACAACTCCTACCTCAAAGAAAAAGGAACGGTACCAGAGCACCTCGTATCCGCTATCTGCGGCGCACTTGAAGACGCAAATTCGAATGCAGCCTTAGAACTTTCCGCCGAGCTACTACTTGCAGGAAGTCAAAGGGCAATCATTACAACTTACTTCATTACTAGATGGCACGACGATGATGAAAAATTATCGCTCGAACACATCACACAGAAGCACATTGACAAAATAATCGACTCAATAAATGAATCAACCAGTGCATGGGGATATGAATGGTCAATATCTCTTCTAAAAACTCTTTGCGAAAATTGCCAACGACTTGCTGACTACACAAAAACAAAAGCGAACACCAACTCAACCTGCTTAAATTCCGCACTCTTATACTGCTCAACTCCCGAGGCAGATTCACACATTATTGACCAGCTAGAAAAGTTACTTAGTAGTCCGGAAGCCTTTGAGAATGATCAATACTTCTATCTGCTACCAAAAATAGACCTGAATTGGTCGGGTAGAGATAAAGTCTTCTCAGACCTGTTGCAAACCCAAAGTCCAGATTTTTTATACGAAATTATGGGCAGCGGCGTTCCAGTGCGCATTAATGGGCTAGGAACAATTAGCATTGGCTCCGCAGTTAATTGGCTAGAAAAGCTAGCTTCAATAGAAGAGAGTGCTGATAGCTTTCTGGTCGACAAGTTTGCGTCTCTTATCTCACGACACCTAAGCAGTGACGACCTTCACGAGTACATCACTGAATTCAATAGCAAGAAATCAGTCCATCGCCCCTTACTATCGCGCCACATCCTTCCCTACTTCCAAGACATATCTACAGATTCATTTGGAGAGGACTCGATACGTTATCTTCTTGAGTCTCTCGAAAAATCCAAGCTGGGATTAGCCTACCGAGATCACTTACTAGGAATTTCTGCAACAGAACAGTTTGTAAGTGAACGACTACTACCCTTGCTCACGGACGCACCAGAACCGCTCAATAACAATATAAGAACAATCCTCGTACAAGCTGGCAAACGACACGGAAAAAGATATTTAATCGGCTAA
- a CDS encoding LysR family transcriptional regulator, which yields MFDSIDELRFFVEVYATRSIRAAAETLGITPAGGSKRLLSLEDRIGQRLFNRTTRHLSPTTYGEQFHQHVVGIIKSVDAAQRALSESSGVAGRIRITSSATFAGSYLSGVVSSYMCRYPDVSVELDLTDRMVDLVAEGVDLAIRYGALEDSTLIAQLVSPCRRLVCASPEYWRLHGMPSCPEELKARNALTIAGQDRWVFAKATEQRTVRVRGGFSATMGEVVRHMAIDGHGFAMLADWHVAEDLKAGRLIEALPDWSVEPPIGIFAVYPSRENLSPAVRSFISHLKEQVKDRPLFF from the coding sequence ATGTTTGACTCTATCGATGAGCTCCGCTTCTTCGTTGAGGTTTACGCGACTCGCTCGATACGCGCCGCGGCCGAAACCTTGGGCATTACTCCTGCAGGTGGTAGTAAACGGCTTCTAAGTCTTGAAGATCGAATAGGCCAGCGCTTGTTTAATCGCACCACTCGGCACCTGAGCCCGACCACTTACGGTGAGCAATTTCACCAGCACGTGGTGGGCATCATCAAAAGCGTCGATGCTGCGCAACGTGCGCTTTCGGAGAGTTCTGGCGTCGCAGGTCGAATTCGCATTACTTCATCGGCCACATTTGCCGGCAGTTACTTGTCCGGAGTGGTGAGCAGCTACATGTGTCGCTATCCGGACGTTTCAGTAGAGCTCGACTTGACCGACCGGATGGTTGACCTGGTCGCAGAGGGTGTAGACCTCGCTATCCGATATGGTGCGTTGGAAGACTCGACGCTGATTGCACAGCTCGTTTCACCCTGCAGGCGCCTGGTGTGTGCGTCTCCGGAATACTGGCGGCTTCACGGTATGCCCTCTTGCCCCGAAGAATTGAAAGCTCGTAATGCACTGACCATCGCGGGCCAGGACCGTTGGGTATTCGCAAAGGCAACAGAGCAGCGCACAGTGCGTGTGCGAGGTGGCTTTTCGGCCACTATGGGAGAAGTGGTCAGGCATATGGCGATTGATGGACACGGGTTTGCGATGCTCGCGGACTGGCATGTCGCGGAGGATTTGAAAGCAGGTCGTCTGATTGAAGCCTTGCCCGATTGGAGCGTAGAGCCGCCCATTGGAATTTTTGCGGTATATCCCTCGCGAGAGAATCTTTCTCCGGCTGTGAGAAGTTTCATTTCTCATCTCAAGGAGCAGGTTAAGGATCGACCGTTATTTTTCTGA
- a CDS encoding zinc-dependent alcohol dehydrogenase family protein, with protein sequence MKAIVINHHGDSQVFEDLEVPDAQARPGHVVIDVQATSVNPVDTKIRQGSEGTAGLTFPAILHMDVAGTISAVGEGVTGFKIGDAVYGCAGGVVGIPGALAEQMEADADLIALKPESLSFAEAAALPLVSITAWEALVDRASIKPIDEVLIHGGTGGVGHIAIQLAKAMGARVSTTVSTDEKAAIAKKLGADEVALYTSETPDQYRERITGGKGFDTVFDTFGGEVLQNSLKAAKLKGHVISIIGYDTYDLTDMHFKGLKLDLVFMPIQIIHNVNRQHHGDILRRVSALVDRGFIRPLIDQRYPFTREGAGAAHDRLESSKAIGKIVIAR encoded by the coding sequence ATGAAAGCCATCGTCATCAACCATCATGGAGACTCTCAAGTCTTCGAAGACCTGGAAGTGCCTGATGCTCAAGCCCGACCTGGACACGTCGTGATCGATGTCCAGGCCACAAGCGTCAATCCCGTCGACACTAAGATCCGTCAGGGCAGTGAAGGTACTGCGGGTCTGACATTCCCAGCGATCCTACACATGGATGTCGCAGGCACCATCAGCGCTGTCGGCGAAGGCGTCACGGGCTTCAAGATCGGGGATGCCGTATATGGCTGTGCTGGCGGTGTTGTGGGCATCCCTGGAGCGCTCGCCGAGCAAATGGAAGCCGACGCGGATCTCATCGCGCTCAAACCCGAATCCCTGTCATTTGCTGAAGCTGCCGCCCTGCCCTTAGTCTCCATCACCGCTTGGGAAGCATTGGTCGACCGTGCCTCGATCAAGCCCATCGACGAAGTCCTGATTCACGGCGGGACAGGTGGTGTCGGGCATATCGCCATTCAGTTGGCGAAGGCTATGGGCGCCCGAGTGAGCACCACGGTTTCGACCGATGAAAAAGCTGCTATCGCCAAGAAGTTGGGGGCCGACGAGGTTGCCCTCTATACCAGCGAAACACCTGACCAGTACCGCGAGCGCATCACCGGCGGCAAAGGGTTTGACACCGTTTTCGACACCTTCGGTGGTGAGGTTCTACAAAACTCGCTCAAAGCTGCAAAGCTCAAGGGACACGTCATTTCGATCATTGGATATGACACCTATGACCTGACAGACATGCATTTCAAAGGCCTTAAGCTCGACTTGGTCTTCATGCCGATACAGATCATTCACAACGTGAACCGGCAACATCATGGGGACATTCTGAGAAGGGTTTCAGCACTCGTCGATAGAGGTTTTATTCGACCACTGATTGACCAACGCTACCCGTTCACACGTGAAGGGGCCGGCGCTGCCCATGATCGACTCGAGTCTTCCAAAGCAATCGGCAAAATCGTCATCGCCCGGTAG
- a CDS encoding putative quinol monooxygenase, which yields MNNDSQTPTLLYLVATLKAAKGSEDKLLNALKALVPLSRQEPGCVRYDLHVDREDPSVLIVYEIWRDEDALNEHASSPHFQHFLKIANPLLSTPLEVRVLNLVV from the coding sequence ATGAACAATGATTCGCAAACTCCAACCCTGCTCTATCTCGTCGCCACATTGAAAGCCGCCAAAGGGTCGGAAGACAAATTGTTGAACGCTCTCAAAGCATTGGTCCCACTGTCCAGGCAAGAGCCAGGGTGCGTTCGATACGATTTGCATGTGGACCGCGAAGATCCGTCCGTGCTGATCGTTTACGAAATCTGGCGCGATGAGGATGCTTTGAACGAACATGCATCTTCGCCACATTTCCAACATTTCTTGAAGATTGCGAACCCGCTGTTGTCCACACCACTAGAAGTCAGGGTGCTTAACCTGGTTGTCTAA
- a CDS encoding LysR family transcriptional regulator — MRHELNRLPVFLTILEEPNVTRAAERLGMTQPALSNALVNGATRSRPRCSFASVMACGRRQGATHGLLELPRPSHAWTNWCLASRV, encoded by the coding sequence ATGCGCCATGAGCTGAACCGGCTACCCGTTTTCCTCACGATTCTGGAAGAGCCCAACGTCACCCGCGCCGCGGAGCGGCTGGGCATGACTCAGCCCGCGCTGTCCAACGCCCTGGTCAACGGCGCGACCCGCTCCAGGCCCCGCTGTTCATTCGCGAGCGTGATGGCATGCGGTCGGCGGCAAGGGGCGACGCACGGGCTTCTGGAACTGCCGCGGCCGTCGCACGCCTGGACGAACTGGTGCTTGGCCAGCAGGGTTTAG
- a CDS encoding alkene reductase, protein MSTEALFQPTRLGAIDVRNRIAMAPLTRSRADMDGVQTPLAVDYYGQRASAGLIITEATNISREARGYAYTPGIYTDAHVKAWKPVTEAVHAAGGRIVVQLWHVGRMSHVSLQEGGAAPVAPSAIPAGGNVFTEAGHVTPSAPRALETEEIARILEDYRHAARLAKEAGFDGVEVHAANGYLLEQFLRDSTNKRTDQYGGSIENRARFPLEVVAAVAEIWGADRVGLRLSPLSTAIGDTPLDSTPMETHGYLARRLGEMGLAYLHVVEGQLHGGNGADEFDVQALREAFGGAYMANNGYDRERALNATTSGHADMVAFGKPFIGNPDLVERLQLQTPLYEAPVETFFGGGAEGYTQLARG, encoded by the coding sequence ATGTCTACCGAAGCCCTTTTCCAACCCACCCGCCTTGGCGCCATCGACGTCCGCAACCGGATCGCCATGGCACCGCTGACCCGCTCGCGCGCCGACATGGACGGCGTGCAGACCCCGTTGGCCGTCGACTACTACGGGCAACGCGCCTCGGCAGGCCTGATCATCACCGAGGCCACCAATATTTCCCGTGAGGCGCGTGGCTACGCCTACACCCCCGGCATCTACACCGACGCCCATGTGAAAGCGTGGAAGCCCGTGACCGAAGCAGTGCATGCCGCCGGTGGCCGCATCGTGGTCCAGCTCTGGCACGTGGGCCGCATGTCCCACGTCAGCCTGCAGGAGGGTGGCGCCGCACCCGTGGCACCTTCCGCGATTCCGGCTGGCGGCAACGTTTTCACCGAAGCTGGCCATGTGACCCCGTCGGCGCCGCGAGCCCTGGAGACCGAGGAGATCGCACGCATCCTTGAGGACTACCGCCATGCCGCACGCCTGGCCAAGGAGGCGGGATTCGATGGCGTGGAGGTCCACGCAGCCAACGGCTACCTGCTGGAGCAGTTCCTTCGCGACAGCACCAACAAGCGCACCGACCAATATGGCGGCTCGATCGAAAACCGTGCCCGCTTCCCCCTGGAAGTCGTGGCGGCGGTGGCTGAAATCTGGGGCGCGGATCGCGTCGGGCTGCGGCTGTCCCCCCTCTCCACCGCGATCGGCGACACGCCGCTGGACAGCACCCCCATGGAGACTCACGGCTACCTGGCACGCCGTCTCGGCGAGATGGGCCTGGCCTACCTGCACGTTGTCGAAGGCCAGCTGCACGGCGGCAACGGTGCCGACGAGTTCGATGTGCAGGCCCTGCGCGAAGCCTTCGGTGGCGCCTACATGGCCAACAACGGCTACGACCGCGAGCGGGCGCTGAACGCCACGACCTCGGGGCACGCGGACATGGTCGCCTTTGGCAAGCCCTTCATCGGCAACCCCGACCTCGTCGAGCGTCTGCAGCTGCAGACCCCGCTGTACGAAGCACCGGTGGAAACCTTCTTCGGCGGCGGTGCCGAGGGCTACACCCAGCTCGCTCGCGGGTGA
- a CDS encoding alpha/beta hydrolase: MPITPIVQERIDAWNAATIDFGPLLRGEPGSWADARAQYLTALTVHPTPAGVSVEEIEMGGVPATLVTPERVEDDRVLLYIHGGGYVAGSPAGYHGIAGNYAKLLNARVYMPDYRLAPEHPFPAAIDDTLAAYKWLLDQGIPARSIAFSGDSAGGAMVVTVMVAARNAGLPLPAAGVALSPWANLEHSGSSMTTRDGIDPTVNLTGLNLMARAFLDGALRNDPAASPVFADVRDLPPIAIHIGESEVMLSDAMRLATHLAENRVRVTLEVWPRMFHVWHLFAAVLPEGQRALENAAAFLEEAWQA, encoded by the coding sequence ATGCCTATTACCCCCATCGTCCAGGAGCGAATCGACGCCTGGAACGCCGCGACCATCGACTTCGGCCCGCTCCTGCGCGGCGAGCCCGGCTCCTGGGCCGACGCCCGGGCCCAATACCTGACAGCCCTTACGGTCCACCCCACGCCCGCAGGCGTGAGCGTGGAGGAGATCGAGATGGGCGGCGTGCCCGCCACCCTGGTTACCCCCGAGCGGGTCGAGGATGATCGGGTCCTGCTCTACATACACGGCGGCGGCTATGTGGCGGGAAGCCCCGCGGGTTACCACGGCATCGCCGGCAACTACGCCAAGCTGTTGAACGCCAGGGTCTACATGCCCGACTACCGGCTGGCGCCCGAGCACCCGTTCCCGGCCGCCATCGATGACACGCTGGCCGCCTACAAGTGGCTTCTGGACCAGGGCATACCCGCTCGGTCGATCGCCTTCTCTGGCGATTCCGCGGGCGGGGCCATGGTGGTGACGGTCATGGTCGCGGCACGCAACGCCGGCCTGCCACTGCCCGCCGCCGGTGTGGCGCTCTCGCCCTGGGCCAACCTGGAACACAGCGGCTCGTCGATGACCACCCGCGACGGCATCGACCCCACCGTGAATCTGACTGGGCTCAACCTGATGGCCAGGGCCTTCCTGGACGGCGCCCTGCGCAACGACCCCGCCGCATCCCCCGTATTCGCCGACGTGCGGGACCTTCCGCCCATCGCGATCCACATCGGCGAAAGCGAAGTGATGCTCAGCGACGCGATGCGCCTGGCCACGCACCTGGCCGAGAACCGTGTGCGGGTGACCCTGGAAGTGTGGCCACGCATGTTCCACGTCTGGCACTTGTTCGCTGCCGTCCTGCCCGAGGGACAACGCGCACTGGAGAACGCGGCGGCCTTCCTCGAGGAAGCCTGGCAAGCCTGA
- the pobA gene encoding 4-hydroxybenzoate 3-monooxygenase, with product MNTQVAIIGAGPSGLLLGQLLHKAGIDTLIIERQTPDYVLGRIRAGVLEQGTVDLLREAGVSARMEAEGLVHQGVELVVDGKRVPINLAELTGGKRVMVYGQTEVTRDLMDARAASGAPIIYSAANVELHQLKGERPHVTFEKDGERVRIDCDYIAGCDGFHGVSRKSIPAGVLTEYERVYPFGWLGLLADTPPVHDELIYAHHARGFSLCSQRSRTRSRYYLQVPLTDKVEDWSDERFWAELKARLPQDVAKYLVTGPSLEKSIAPLRSFVVEPMQYGKLFLVGDAAHIVPPTGAKGLNLAASDVCYLYRILVKVYREGRTDLLEKYSELALRRVWKGERFSWFMTNLLHDFDGQKDAWDQKMQAADREYFLNSPAGLVNIAENYVGLPYESVE from the coding sequence ATGAACACTCAGGTCGCCATCATCGGCGCAGGCCCCTCCGGCCTGCTGCTTGGCCAACTGCTGCACAAGGCCGGCATCGACACCCTCATCATCGAGCGCCAGACCCCCGACTACGTACTCGGCCGGATTCGCGCCGGGGTGCTGGAGCAAGGCACCGTCGACCTGCTCCGCGAGGCCGGCGTCAGCGCGCGCATGGAGGCCGAGGGCCTGGTGCACCAGGGCGTCGAACTGGTGGTCGACGGCAAGCGCGTCCCCATCAACCTGGCCGAACTCACCGGCGGCAAGCGCGTGATGGTCTACGGCCAGACCGAAGTCACCCGCGACCTGATGGACGCCCGCGCCGCCAGCGGTGCACCGATCATCTATTCCGCCGCCAATGTCGAACTGCACCAGCTCAAGGGCGAGCGGCCCCACGTCACCTTCGAGAAGGACGGCGAACGGGTGCGCATCGACTGTGACTACATCGCCGGCTGCGACGGCTTCCACGGCGTCTCGCGCAAGAGCATCCCGGCCGGCGTGCTGACCGAATACGAGCGGGTCTACCCGTTCGGCTGGCTGGGCCTGCTCGCCGACACCCCACCGGTTCACGACGAACTGATCTACGCCCATCACGCGCGCGGCTTCTCCCTGTGCAGCCAGCGCTCGCGCACCCGCAGCCGCTACTACCTGCAAGTGCCGCTGACCGACAAGGTGGAAGACTGGTCCGACGAGCGCTTCTGGGCCGAACTCAAGGCGCGCCTGCCCCAGGACGTGGCCAAGTACCTGGTCACCGGCCCCTCCCTGGAAAAGAGCATCGCGCCCCTGCGCAGCTTCGTGGTGGAGCCCATGCAATACGGCAAGTTGTTCCTGGTGGGCGACGCCGCCCACATCGTGCCGCCCACCGGCGCCAAGGGCCTGAACCTGGCCGCCTCCGACGTCTGCTACCTGTACCGCATCCTGGTCAAGGTGTATCGCGAAGGCCGCACCGACCTGCTGGAAAAATACTCGGAACTGGCCCTGCGCCGGGTGTGGAAGGGCGAGCGCTTCAGTTGGTTCATGACCAACCTGCTGCACGACTTCGACGGCCAGAAAGACGCCTGGGACCAGAAGATGCAGGCCGCCGACCGCGAGTACTTCCTCAACTCCCCCGCCGGCCTGGTGAACATCGCCGAAAACTACGTCGGCCTGCCCTACGAAAGCGTGGAGTAG
- a CDS encoding helix-turn-helix domain-containing protein, with translation MKTSIPGVPVFKLYGENQAWPTPDLLHCESIPKRSSLHHWEIKPHRHADLFQLLYVQRGQAVVEVEGRRSEIREPAIQVTPPLCVHGFRFSENIEGHVLSLGAPLVEQLEAQLGAPLAVLASSGCYPVGDDRRYINTLFSALIKEYEGSAPARDLVLGSLVNVLMVWISRRSQQNTPPGSRDERNRQLLGRFIKLVEQHYREHLTVETFAHRLDLSSVHLNNLCRQLAGQSALQIIHQRLLLEARRSLIYTNMTVAQVSDSLGFTDPTYFSRFFRRLSGQSPNAFRRADAQGR, from the coding sequence ATGAAGACCAGCATTCCCGGCGTTCCCGTGTTCAAGCTCTATGGCGAGAACCAGGCGTGGCCGACCCCCGACCTGCTGCATTGCGAGTCCATTCCCAAGCGCAGCAGCCTGCACCATTGGGAAATCAAGCCGCATCGCCATGCCGACCTGTTCCAGTTGCTCTATGTGCAGCGCGGCCAGGCGGTGGTGGAGGTGGAAGGCCGGCGCAGTGAAATCCGCGAACCGGCGATCCAGGTCACGCCGCCGCTGTGCGTCCACGGATTCCGCTTCTCCGAGAATATCGAGGGCCATGTGCTGAGCCTGGGCGCGCCGCTGGTGGAGCAGTTGGAGGCGCAGTTGGGCGCGCCGCTCGCGGTGCTGGCGTCGTCGGGTTGCTACCCGGTGGGGGACGACCGCCGCTACATCAACACGCTGTTCAGCGCCCTGATCAAGGAGTACGAAGGCAGCGCGCCGGCCCGCGATCTGGTGCTGGGCTCGCTGGTGAATGTGCTCATGGTCTGGATCAGCCGGCGCAGCCAGCAGAACACGCCCCCCGGCAGCCGCGACGAACGCAACCGGCAATTGCTGGGCCGTTTCATCAAGCTGGTGGAGCAGCATTATCGCGAGCACCTGACGGTGGAGACCTTCGCCCACCGGCTGGACCTGTCCAGCGTCCACCTGAACAACCTGTGCCGTCAGTTGGCCGGGCAGAGCGCGCTGCAGATCATCCACCAGCGCCTGCTGCTGGAGGCCCGGCGCAGCCTTATCTACACCAACATGACCGTCGCCCAGGTGTCCGACAGCCTGGGGTTCACCGACCCCACCTATTTCTCGCGTTTCTTCCGCCGCCTCAGCGGCCAGTCGCCCAACGCCTTCCGCCGCGCCGACGCCCAGGGGCGGTAA